In Granulicella sibirica, the sequence GAGCTTCAAGGCGTCCGGGTCTGGAACTTCCTTCGAGTTCCCTTGAGAACTCTCTCCGCAATGCGGCCAGGGTCGCATCGATACCTGCATCGTCGCTTCGTGTCCGCGAAGCGCTCTCTGCTTCGAGCAGCATGGCCGCGCACCGACTGCGTGTCCATGGGCGAAGGGTAAAGAATGATGTGCGCAACAGACCTCGGGCGGCAAGCGTCTCCAGGGCGCTGTAGACCCAGCTCTGCGACGGCTCATAGATCGAGGCACGATCGCCTGGTAGCGTGGTGGCCGGCGCGACTTGTGCGGTTGCATGCATACAGAGACCGAGAACGATGAGAAGACGCCGGGACGTACAAGCACATTCCATGGAAAGCTAGAGCGCAGCGACGGCTGCGGTGATTGCGATGGACGATGCAAGCTGCGCCGTGGCCAACAGATTGCGCCAAAGCAGCGAGTTGCCAAGGATCTTTTGTGGAACGACGACTACGTCGCCGGGATCGAGCTTGGTCGAGAGAACATTGGAGCCGAAGAAGCTTCCCGATCGGCGGCCAATTACCAGGCCGTTCGCGCGAATGATGAAGATCTCTTTTTGATTGGCCGAAGTGTTCGCTCCGCCAGCGCGCGCAAGATACCAGGCCGCAGTCTTATCTGGCGTAAAGGTGAGGGCCGTTGGGTTATAGACCTGCCCTGAAATAAGAACGAAACCTGGCCGCTTGGGAATCGTGAGCACATCGCCTCGACGCAATTCGATATCCGCAGGTGTGTTCGCCCAGGAATCGATATCGGCAGTGATATGGATGACAAGACGGCCGGTCGGCGGGTGGTTCTTGAGCTGATTGAGAACCTCATCCTGCTGCGCTTTGATTAGCTGCAGGCTATCCCCAGAACCACCTGCCGAGAGCGCGGGCGAGAGCCGAGCCGCGGCGCTCGTCGTCTCTATCTGGCGGACAAGCTCGTCGCGGCTCTTCTCTTCCAATTCCTTTACTTGGTCGCGCGCGAGGATGGCGCCTTCGGAGTACGCACTTTCGCGAAAGCCACCAGCCCGGCGTAACACGGTACTGAGGTGGTCGCCGTCGCGAAAGCCGTAGCTGCCAGGAAAGCGTACCTGACCATCGATCGTCACGGACTGACCAATATCGCCCCAACCAGTGATCTGGTGAACCGAGAGAGCATCTCCAGCCTTGAGGGCTACATCGGCGTTGCGGTCCGTACCGGCGACCGCTGCGCCAATCTTGACGCTGACCAGGTTTTCGCTGATGCGGTCTTCACCTTCGACGGTATAACTCGTGAGGTCGGCAGTGGATTGCATAGCATCACGTTTGAAGCCGCCTGCCATGCGGACCAACCCCGCCGCGGTCATACCTATGGAGAGTGGATAGGTTCCCGGACGCAGAACCTCACCCTGAATGCTGACAGTCGGCGAATCTGCTTCATAGCGGCCTAAGATGCGAATCGTGTCGAAAGGCTCGAGAGCTAGATTGCTGTTGCCAATCATCACGTCCGGAACGTTGAAGTCGATGGTTTCCGCGTGCAGATCTGGCGGTACGAGGCGGATGATTTCGCCGTGTGCCGCGGGCTCAGGGAGCATATCGCGGTTGCTACGCAGCACGTCGCTGAGCTTCATAGCATCGGAGAACGGGACACGGCCGGGACGTACCACGTGCCCTTGTAAGTAAATAACTTTCTGGCTGTACGGTAGGATCGGCGAGACGCGAATGGCGTCCCCATCGCGAACTGCAAAGGTTTCGAGCGTTTGCTGGATCTTGCCGTCAGGAGAGCCGAGCGTAATGGTTTGGCGCTCATGATTGTCGGCGATGCGCTCGATGGTGATGTGGTCGAGGGCCGCAGTCGCCGTAGCGCCGCCAGCGTCTTCAAGAATCCCTGCGAGACTTGTCGTGCCTGGTAGAAGCTCATAGATCGCGGGCCGCCGCACTGCCCCTGAGATGCTGACCTGCGAGCCCGCAGGCGGAATGAGAAGCGTATCGCCGCTCTCGAAGTGGACCGAGGCGGAGTGCACGCCGTGTAACAGGAAGTCGTATAAGTCGATCGACTCAATAAGCCGACCACCACGCATGTGCCGAACGACACGCAGAGAGCCGGTTGCGGTGGGGCCGCCAGCCGCGATGAGTGCACTGATCGGAGTGGCGAGGGCGCCGATGTCGTAACCGCCTGGGCGTTGCACATCGCCCGCAACATACACGCGTACCGAGTGAAGGCGCGATACCGTGATGGAGATATGGGCATCGCGGTACTGCGGTTTCAGCACGCCTTCGATCGCGGCGCTTGCCTGGCCTAGGGTCATGCCAGCGACCTGCATGCGGCCATTTTCCGGCAGGGGGATGGCCCCCTCGCGATCGATGGTGCGGCTTACCGTCTGGGATGTGGCACCCCATACGTTGATGCTGAGGTTGTCTCCCGGGCCGAGCACGTAGTCCGGACCAAGCGGCACATCCAACGGCGGCTCCGACCCAGCCAAGGTACGAGAGGTGCCGAGTGCATTCCTTCCCGTGAAGACGTTGGAGCCAAAGCGGCGAAGCGGCGTTGCGGACTCCGGCAACTGCTTGTAAAGGTCATGTAGCGAGCGAAGATTGTAGGGGGCGGGTCGATTCAAGACGTCGGGAGAGTTCCTCGGGCGGTCCTCTTTTGGCGTCGTATCCCGAGCCATATCGCGCGGCATCACGTAGGCACAGTTCGAGGCAAGAGCCTGCTCGGCACCCACGGTGTTGATTGCCGACGGCGGCATGAGAAACGTTGACGAGTTGATACAAGGTTGTGATGAGAGCGAACCAGGAGTCTGCGAGCCTTCTACCGGAGCCCGATTGCTGTCGAGACTATATCCACGCGCCAGCAGAAAGTCAGTGAGCGACGAGCGAAGCTGCTCGCTCGTCTGAATCTGTTCGAAGAACTGCTGATCGGTGAAATCGTTCGCACTGACCGTCATACCTCGCTGGCTTAGGAATCCAGCGGCCTGCTCCTTCACCTGAGTAAGCAGGTCAGGGTTTCCCTGCAGAATGTCGATGAGATCCGATGATGAGAAGGATGTGTTGTTCGATATGGTCGGCACGGACATTGGCGCGGACATCGGCACGGAGATGGGAGATGCGCCGACTGCATTGCGGGTGGACGAGAGGCTATCGTCCTCCGTGGAGTTGGCGCTCTGATCCGTCGCACTCAGGCTTTGCTGCCCGGGTGCGAAGGGGGTCTGCGACGAAAACAACGTGGCAGCCGCGTTTTGTGCCACGCCTGTCGCGGTGAAAGTTCCAGCGGTGAAGAGAAGGACGGCGATAGGGAGAAGCTTATGCATGATGGTGCGTCTGCTAACCGTAGTGGGGTTGGGTGCTTGCTGTGTCATGCGTGGGTAAGCGAATTGTCATTGGTTTGTTGGTGCCGCGCTTCCACGCCCTTCCAGCGGGCACGTTCGAAAGCAAGCCGTGCGCCCTCAATCACATGGAAGCGGAGCCGGCGCAGCACGAAGAGCGATTGGCGCTTGTTCCGGCCCAGAGACTGTGCGAATGTTTCTCCGGGGACGGCCTGTTCAATCCTTGGCGGCAGACGTGTCGGCAGAACCTTCTGGCGCTTTGGTGCGGCTGCCCTCAGGCCGTGTGCCTCCAGCTCGTCCTGGAGAATCATCGAGAGTTTGCTGCCTCCCGCATTTCCGAGCGCTGCAGAGAGCCCAAAGCGGTCGATCCAGCGATGCGCGAACTCCGGGAGACGTTCCGTCGTCCACGAGGTGAGTGCCTCCGGTGCGAAGGGACCCATGGCGCCTGTAAGCAGCGCGACCACGAAGCCCAGCGCAAACCTCGCGCCAGCGTCTTCTTCCGTCAGAACACGCAGACGTCCCCAGAAAGCGCGGTCATTCCATCGGTAAAGTATGTGCCGATATAACTCGACTCCGTGGGCCGCGCGCGCCCCCTCGCTTGCGAGATGTTTGTACAGGTGGAGCGCCTGCCCCAGGAAGAGGTCCTCAGGCGAAAGTACCGGCATGAGGATGCCCTGAAAGGGAAGGGACTCACGGCGGCGTAGGTGAGCCTGGCTTGCGGACGTGGTTGCTGCATGGAGTTCGACGGATCGCGAGCCCGTGTCCTGATAAAGCTGCTTGATGGAGGTGCGGGGAACCGGCTCGTCCTTGTACTCCCAGCTTCGTCCACTATGCCCGCGGAGATGGTAGCCGCGCTGCGCCACGATCGCTTGCGCAGACGCAAGGTCTGACGGCGCAACTAAAAAATCGATATCAAGTTGCGAGCGAAGCTCGAACGAAGGCACGGAGTGAGGCCAGAGCGAGAAGCCTTTGAGCAGCGCGCATTCCAGGCCATGGTTCTTGAAGCTCATCTGGATTGCCACGGCTTCGGCGGCCATGGCTTTCATCCGCATGGAGTTGTCTGTAACGTTTTGCTGGAGCCGCTCGAGGACCTCGAGAGGCAAGTGCTTCGCCAGCCCAAGATCCGGAAGGCGAACGAAAAAGTAGAGCGCCAGACCAGAGACGTCGAGCCAGTACAGGAGACGTTTCCATTCCGGTGGCGAGAGATCGAGGAGTCTATCCAGTTCCGCCGGTGCATTCGTGAAGGACCGCAGTACGGCAAGCTGAACGGCTTGCCGACGAGAGATTCGCGAAGGTTTGTTGTCGCGTTGCATAGGAAGTACCCAACCCCAAGCTACGGACCATGGCGCAATCGCATGTCATCACCTTGTAACGCCATTGTCTCGATTTCCTGTCGTTGCCGATTGACAATGCTTTGACAAAGTTCCGACGGCTGAAAGACACCTTTCAGGGAGCCACCTTGTAGCTTCACGGTATGTTTAGTCCCCGGGCGTTTCCTCCTTCTCATGGGTCGTCGGTGAAGTGGCTGGCCCCGCTTGTACTCTGTCTCGCTGCGCAGATCTCCACGGCGCAGAACACTCCGCTGTTGTCAGGTGGCCTTGCATTCCAGACCACGACGAATGCGGGCCAGACGTCTTACCTTCCGTTGCTTGAACCGCTTGTCGCCGTACCACTCGGCGAGAAGTTCTTCTTCGAGTCGCGCGCAGCCATCCTCGAAGACTTCTTTCCTTCGAACGGCAAATATGATCACTCTCACTTCGCAGGCTTTACCTACGCGCAGGTAGCCTTTCTGGCGTCACCGCGTCTCACCCTGGTTGCCGGGGATTACCTGCTCCCGTTCAACGTCTACAACGAGCGCCTCTCGCCGGTCTGGATCAGTAACCTGCAAGATAGCCCTCTCATGAGCAGCATTGGTCTGATGTCCAGTGCCAGTGGCCTCGGAGGCATGGCGCGTGGAAAGGCTGTTCAGACTTCGAAGTACTCCATCGACTACGCTGCGTTCTTCTCCGCTCGGAGTGGTAACCAACAGTTCGGCGCGACTCGTGCCGCCGGCGGCCGCGTCAGCCTGTATGTTCCGGCACATCGGTTGGAAGCCGGCCTGAGCTACGACCGTTCGCTCCAGGGACCACAGCCGCAGCATGAGAATTTCTATGGAGCGCATGTGTGGTGGGAGCCAAAGGACATGGGGTTGCGCTTTCGTTCCGAGTTCGCCCGAGGCCATCATGCGCAAGGCTATTGGATCGAAGCGGACTACCGCACATGGGCGTTCGGAGGGCTTAATAGCTGGGTGGGTCGCATCGAACCGGTATTTCGTATGCAACAAACCTTTCGTCGCGACAACATTGTGAGCGATGGTGTGCCGCTGGTGAATACGCAGCGCGCGGACTTCGGGCTCAACTATAACCTGCCACACAATGTCCGGATACTCACAAGCTATTCCCGCCAGTTTTCTTCATCCGGCGACCACAACATCTGGGAAACCTCAATCGTCTATCGCTACCTGTTTCCAGCATGGAAGGAAAAATCGAAATGATCAGGAAACTCTGCAATACCATTCTGCTCTGCGCCGCAGCCATTACCGTCTGCACAGGCGCGGCGAGAGCTCAGGCAAAGGTAGCAAAAGACCCGAAGCCCGCGGCGGAGGCAACCCCCGCAAAACCTCAGCCCGGGGATCAAACCGAAGGACAGCGCATCTTTGAGATGAACTGTTCCCGCTGCCATGCAACGCCGGAAGGGTTCTCTTCACGAATCTCAAACACGGTCGTTCGACATATGCGTGTTCGCGCCGGCCTAAGCGCTCATGATGAGCAGGCCCTTCGGCGCTTCTTCAATCCTTAGGCGCATTCAGTATTTGAATCTTTTCCGCGGCCCATGCGGCCAGGTCTTTCTCCGGACCGGCCGCATGGGCTATTTTTTGCACGGCGAGAAGAGCATCCGCGTCACCATGCCAGGCGAGAATGCGGATTGCACGTACTCTCGCGCTGGGTGTGTTCAGGGCATCACGCACGGTGGGGAGGACTCGGATATCTGCTTTCACCAGTGCCCATTCAGCACAGTTGGCCGAAGCCTGGTTCGTTGAGGAGAGCTGTTGCACGACGATCGTGGGATCGTCACCAATGCGATCCCAGAGTTGAAAACACCCGACGACGCTGTCTGTCTGGGCAAACTCATGGACTGGCTGAAAGGCGACGTGGACAAGGGCGGAGGTTGCGTCTGCATCATGCAGACTGGAGAGCGCATGCAGCATAGCCATCTGTGCCCGAAACGAGGAAGTTGCTTCGCGAATCTGCTCCGGCGTGATGTTCTTCCGGCCGCCGGCGACATAGCCTTCCGCCAGGCTACGCTCTCGATCTATCTCTTTTTGAAGCTGCGCGGAGATCACCTTGGCGGCTCCGTTCGGACGGGTATGCGCCAGAGCCAAAGCCGCCGCGCCGCGAAGATTGACATCGCTGCTTTGAAAGAAGGGAAGGATAGCATCGATTGGAGCGTCTCCTTTCGTGCGCCCGAGAGCGCGAAGAGCCTCCAGTTGCACGCCGGGATCGGGGTCCGAGAGCATCGGAACCAGATCCGCGGCAGCGGACCCCAATTGGCCTAGAAGCCACGCGGCGTTCGCGCGTGCAGCAGCATTGTTCGCGCGTGCAGCAGATGTGAGTTGGCCGGACGTGAGTGCCGGCCTGGCGAGTAGAAGCGCGAGAGCGGCTGTGTGTGAGATACGGGGTGATGGATTGTCGAGCCAGCGGAGGAACCACGACTGGAGATCCGGATCTTGATAACGCGAGAGCTTGAGAATCGCTTGCGATCGCGCCGCATCGTCTCCGGTTTGCGCCTGCTCCTTAAGTCTCCGTATCTTCGATTCCACGTCGCGTCCAACGGCGTCGGCTCCCAGCCTCGGAAAGTCAACGTTGATGGCGTCGACGCCTGCAGCCACGGCGGCCTTCATCCCGGCAAGATCCATTCCGTGACTGTTCGCGGAGAAGTTCGCGATGACGGATTTCCCCTGGCGTTGCTGCGAAGCAACTTCGGCTGCCGTCACGCCCGGCTGCACCCAGGCGGCACCATAGCCTGCGTCCGCAGCCGAAGGCAGCATGCGGCGTATGTCGTCCCACTCACCATTGAATAGAACATGATCAATCATTCCCTCGCGCTCAAGAATTCGCAGTACATCCGCGCCGATGCCCTTGGTCTTGATGTCCAGGATGAGCCGGATGTCGAGGGAGCGGGCGAGGCGAAGTGCGTCGTCAAAGCGCGCCATACGCATGCCGGTAAAGCGCGGAGCCATCCATGCTCCGGCATCGAGGAGTTGCAGCTCGGCGAAGTTAGTCTGCTCCACGTCCCCGTGGCCATCGGTAAGCCGATCGAGCAGACCGTCGTGATTGAGAACAATCTCCCCATCCAAGGTCCGGCGCAGATCGATCTCCACCACGTTGCAGCCTAGAAGGGCTGCCTGCTCAAGGCTTGCAAGCGTATTCTCAGGAGCGTCTTCGTTCGCGGTGCGATGGCAGTAGAGAAGTGGGCCATGCTGTATCGGTTGAGCCTGCCCCATCGCGACGGAGCAGGCTGAAAGAATGAACAACGCACGTGCCTTCATGGATATTCCTGCCTCATGTATGGACTTACGAGACGAAACAAAGAGACGGCCACGATCACGCCGGCGCAAGCGATAACCCCAAGAGGAATGGCGTAGCCGAAGCGGGAAAACGAAGCACCGGCAAGCGTGACCGTGAGAGACGAAAGGAGGGCATTCAGAAACATCACCATGGCAGCAGCATGGCTACGTTGTGCATCGTTCACTTCGCTCATGAGTAGGTTGTAGAGGGCCGGTGAGCACATCCAGTGCGCGGTCGAGAACAACAGGTAAAGAAGAATAGCGACGGGTCCGGAGTGGCTCAGGGCAAGCCCGCAAAGACAGGAAACGGCGACGAGCTGCATGGCGAGAATGCCGCGCAGAAGTCCGAGGGCTCGGATCACCGCGGGCGTCATTAGACCGAGGAAGAGCTGCAGGCACTGCCCGGGGGAGAAAACCAATCCAATTTTTTGCATTGGAACGAAGTTCTGCCGAACCAGATAGATATTCGCGAACGGCAGGAAAGCTCCCATGCATGCAGTCCAAAGCGCCATGCAAGGCAGAAAGCGCAGCAGGAACGGGGTCAACCGGAAGCCGGTGAGAATGCCTGCCTGTTCTTCGTCCGTTGTCTTGCCGGGCTGCAATCGCAGTCGTGCTGCAGGGATGATGGCCAAGACGCCGATGAGACATGAGGCTAGAAGGATCCAGCGATGCATCACAAGTTCAGAACGCAGGATGGCAAAATGTGTCAGCCAACGTGGAAGATATCCTGTGACGGCACCGCCGATCGCGCTCGTCACGATGCTTGCGCAGAAGATGAGGCTGTACGCGGATGCCCGGTTTTGATCGTTCGTGAGGCGCGCCACGGCAGGCAGGTACGCGATGCCCCAGAGGCTCATGGAGGCGCCGGCAAGGAAACCGAGGACGATCTGTGGCGTCGTGCCCAGAAAGACGATGCGGGCCGCCCCCAGCAAAGAGGCAGTCAGAATGCATACCAAGAGTAGCGGCTTGACGCCGATCCGGCGTCCCAGTGCACCGGCGGGTAAGGTTGCGAGCGTGGACCCGAGAGTGAACGCTCCGTTGATCAAACCGATGGCCCGTTCTGTTGTATGTGCGTCAAGCAGGAACAGGTTGAACAGAAAGAAGTAAATTGCAAAGCCCGCATCGAAGAAGAGAGCGACGCAGAAAAAGATCCAATACTCTTTCGCCAGGGCCTGCGATCGGAGCCACGCGAGCGGTCCGCGTAAATGTGCAGAGGTGGACGTGTCAGCGGGCTGCGATAAAGCGTTCGGCATTCTCGCCCTCCTCGGCGAGCCAGCGCAAGAGCCGGATCGCATCATCCAGCGTTTGGTAGCGCAGCTCGTACACAGGCGCGGTCAGCAGGCGATCGATAGCGCGGTATTGGATATCGAGCATGCGCGGTATGCCATAGAGAGTTGCCCCCATGGACTCCCGCGCTGCAACAGGCGATGAGCTCACCAGCGCGGCAGGGCCGTTGTGATTTCTGTTGAGGAAGATGACATAGTCCACATCTGCCGTCGGGGATGTCGTGACATCCTTCATCGTGTTTGTTGGCACCTCGACGGAGGGCTTTCCTGCGATTCGCGCGGTCAACTTGAGCGGGCTGATCTCAGGGAACAGCGATGCGGACTCTGGCCGAAGGCGCACCTGGTGGCAGTTGCCAGTGACTCGCCGGCTTGTCTCCTCATTCATGAGATAGGAAGCGTCGTCCGAGGTGTAGATCCAGCCCTGATGGGCGCATGCATAGGCGAGTGTCGACTTGCCTGCACCGGAGTCGCCACAAAGAAGGATGCCCCGCGAATTCCATGAAACGCACGCTCCGTGAATTGGAGTGACATAGCGGGTACAGATACACGAATACGCCGCGGTGAGGAGATGCTGGCGCACAAAGAGGGGATAGCGTAGCGCAGCCTCCGTTATGTGCGTGCGCACCGTCGAGCGTTCCACGTCAACGACGCTGAAGTTATTCCCGTCGCATATGGTGGTAACCAAAGGCATCAAGAGGTGATATGCCGGTGGAGGCGGGCACCGCGTTTCCGAGGACTCTTCCACGACAATGTCGCAACGGATTGGATCCTTGGGAAATCGTGCCGTAAATGGCCGCCACATCTCTTCCAGCATCTTGAGGACGGCTGCGGAGTTTGTGAAGACATCCACCGGGAAGCCGAACGGGAAGAAACGTTGCTTGAGGGTTGGTGGCGGTCCTTCGAGTGGATGACGAAGCCGCTCCTGCTGCCTTGTCAAATAGGTACGGGTTGCCGTCTCGGCCCGGAGAACTGGCACGCTTAGAACCTCAGCTTGGCTGCGAGTTGAATAATGCGAGGATGGGGTCCGCCCTGCTCGCCGAGGATCAGGCCGAAGCTTTGACTGGCGACAGCCGGCTGCAATGGGTTTCCATAACCAAGGTTGTTGTTCGGGTTGCCAAACTGGGGCGTATTGGTGAGGTTGAAGAATTCGCTGCGGAACGAGAGCTTTAGCTGCTCCCGCAATGGAAAGATCCGCTCGACGGCAAAGTCGAGATTATGCTGGCCCGGGCCGCGAACGAGGCCCACGCCGCTATTGCCAAAATCCTCATCGGCGATGCTGGAGCTATTGGGCGCCTGCGGTGCTCGTTGAAACGCAGTCGCGTCGAGATAGCGGCCGCTCACGACCCGATCGAACAGAGAGCCCTTCGTGGACGGTGACGCGTGGGGGACCACCTGGGCGCGAACCTCGCCTCCCAGCAGCGAATAAACCGAACCGGCGTTGCCGTCGAAAACACTGAGTGCAGCGCCCGACTGAATGAGGGCGATTCCTGAGAACTGCCAATCGTTCGCGATATGCCGTAGAGCCGCGGGACCCGTGTGCACGTGTGGCGTGTTCCAGACTGCGTTGATCACAAGGCGCTGAGCTCGATCGTCGTTGGCCAGACCATAGGAGGACTGTCGCAGATGAAACTGATCGTTCGTGGGTAACTGCAGCTCGAAGGTATCCGTGCCACCTTCGCCATTGACCTCGTCGAGGTTCTTCGACCAGGTATAGCTGACCTGAAATTCAAGCCCATGCGATAGACGCCGCAGGATGCTTGCTTCCAGCGCGTTGAAGTTGGCCTCGAAGACTGAGTCCGTGAGCAGCGATCCTGGGCTGAGGCCCTGGAAGGGCATCCGCAGAAATGCATTGTCACTGGTGTTGACGGTCTGCCCGTTCACCGGATTGCCCGGAGAGGCAAGCAATGCCTGATCGAACTCCAGCTGGCCCGAGCGGTGGTCCGAACGCGTCCCAACGTAGCCGACCTGCACCAGCGTGCTGCGCCCAGCCTCGTACTGGATGTTGAAGTTGTACTCAGCCGTGCGGCCATCTTTGATGTTCGGGTTGATTCCTTCGATGAACGGGAAGCCAAAGTTGACCAGAGGCTGGAAGATCGGGAATGAAGAAGCGGATGGAGTGAGCGGAACGAATGGGTTTTGCAGCGTGGCAGGCCCGTTGGGAGCACCGGAATTGAACTGAGAGATCGCGAAGGGCAGTTGGCCCAACATCGCCTCGGGAAGGTTGCCGGAGTGCCGATCGTAATATAGGCCAGCCCCGCCGCGCACGACGATAACCGGCGTCTGAGTGGCCTGCCAGACGAAGCCGAAGCGAGGACTGACGTCTCCGTGCGGCGTCTTGTAGTAGCTGGAATAGGATGTGCGCGTGACGCCTGCGGGGACATCGCCAGGGAAGTTCGAAGCCACGCTAAAGCCGTTCAAGACGCCCGAGTCCGGAAGAACCCCCTGCAGCGCCTGGGTTGGGTCAAAGTTCGTCAGACGTCCGTGTACGTCGCTCGGGGCACCGAAGATTTCGTAGCGGAGTCCAACGTTCAAGGTTAGGCGAGGCGTTAGCTTGAAATCGTCCTGAGCGAAGGCCGCGAGATCACGATAGCGTTCGTCCCGGCGAAAGATGCCTCCGCCAGAGATGCTCAGGGAGACGTTGCTGAGGCCAAGCGGACTGTTGTTTTGCGCCGCGCTTTGACCCAGTAGAAAGTCCGGCAGGGAAGCGATCATAAGATTGCCATCCACCTGCTGCGGTTGATCCTCGCTGACCTGGTGATACTTCACCTCGACACCGAATCGTGCGTTGTTGCGTCCTTTCGTGAGCGCCACGGTGTCCTGTCCGAGGAATGTGTCGGTGACAGACCATTCGCTCGGTGTGCCGCCGTCGCCAACGGTGAAACCGCCGACGCTGATGGATGGCATGTTGGCTCCGGCCACCGCTGGCCCGGTGGGTGTGCCAATGCCGAGCGAAGTAGCGCTCAGCGGATTCTCCGCCGCGGCGAGTCCCTCGTAACGCGTATAACCGAAGCGCGCGATATTGGTCAGAGACGGGCTTGCGATGTGCGTGTCGGCCAGCGAAAAAAGCAGATTCTTGCTGGACGCATCAGTGCCCCACCCGGGGACGTTGGCCCCATTGGGAGAGAAGGGAAGGGTGGTGGTCCCGTTGGCGTAGAAGAAGCGTTGCGAAAGGGTATTTCGGGCCGTAAGAGTCTCGTCGAGATTCGCGCTGTATTGATCTTCGTTGTAGTAGGCAGGCGGATGAAACGTGGAGGTTCCGACAGGAAGTTGATCCGATGCGTTGGGCCCGGTTGCGACCAGCGGAATCTGAGGTGCCGGCACGGCGAACTGCCCGTTCGGCAACTTCGCGTTCAGGAGTGCTAGGGCGACAGGCGAAATATTCGAGCCGTCGCATGTGACTTGGGTGCCCCCGGCGTTTGTCTGGTATCCGAGTGCGGCCTGGCCCTGGCCGTCCAGATGCGTCGCAGGGCAGAACTGCGCACCGAGCGCGGTGGCAGAACGATCCGAAGTGAGCAGGGGAAGCGTGGCCGTGCGTGATGTCCCGAGCCCGTTCACCTGTCGCGTGCCTTGGTATGCGACAAAGAAAAAATCGCGGTCTCGCAGAAGCTTCCCACCCACGGCCGCCCCGAACTGATTCTGCTTCAGGTCTGCGCGAGGCTGGCCGTGAAGTTTGGAGAAGAAGTCGTTGGCGTTGAAGATGTTGTTGCGAACGAACTCCCACACGTCACCATGAAGCTGGTTGCCTCCGGTCCGGCTCACGATGTCGATATTGGCGCCTGAACCACGACCATAGCCTGCATCGTAGTTTGCCGTCTGCACGCGAAACTCCTCGATGGAATCGGGTGCGGGAATGGCTGTGCCAGTCTCGTAGTTCTGGGCCCCGGCGGCAGAGTTTTCTAGTATGTTGTTCGCGTCGATCCCGTTGAACTGGATGTTGTTGGAGAGGGGGGTCGCTCCCTGGGCGGCGACGTTCTGTGTGCCGTTGCCAAGGGTGGTGACGGTCGGCAGATCGGCGATGACGCCTGGAGACAGCCCAAGAATCTGTGTGTAATTCCGTGAGGCAAGAGGGAGGGACGTGATCGCCTCACCGTCGACCAGGCCACCTATGGTGGAGCTTTCGATGTTCGCGACCGGACGCGTCGCCCGAACATCGATGGTGGTCTGGGCGCTCTGGAGGGAGAGGCGAATCACAACGGCTTGTGTCTCACTTACCGATACCCGAATCTCACGCGTAACGCTAGGCGCAAAGCCCGCAGCGGAAACGGAAATGGTGTAGGTGCCCGGTGATATCAGGGGCAAACGAAAGATGCCGAGGCTATTCGTTTCGACAGTCCGGACGACATCG encodes:
- a CDS encoding glycerophosphodiester phosphodiesterase family protein, whose product is MKARALFILSACSVAMGQAQPIQHGPLLYCHRTANEDAPENTLASLEQAALLGCNVVEIDLRRTLDGEIVLNHDGLLDRLTDGHGDVEQTNFAELQLLDAGAWMAPRFTGMRMARFDDALRLARSLDIRLILDIKTKGIGADVLRILEREGMIDHVLFNGEWDDIRRMLPSAADAGYGAAWVQPGVTAAEVASQQRQGKSVIANFSANSHGMDLAGMKAAVAAGVDAINVDFPRLGADAVGRDVESKIRRLKEQAQTGDDAARSQAILKLSRYQDPDLQSWFLRWLDNPSPRISHTAALALLLARPALTSGQLTSAARANNAAARANAAWLLGQLGSAAADLVPMLSDPDPGVQLEALRALGRTKGDAPIDAILPFFQSSDVNLRGAAALALAHTRPNGAAKVISAQLQKEIDRERSLAEGYVAGGRKNITPEQIREATSSFRAQMAMLHALSSLHDADATSALVHVAFQPVHEFAQTDSVVGCFQLWDRIGDDPTIVVQQLSSTNQASANCAEWALVKADIRVLPTVRDALNTPSARVRAIRILAWHGDADALLAVQKIAHAAGPEKDLAAWAAEKIQILNAPKD
- a CDS encoding polysaccharide biosynthesis/export family protein; the encoded protein is MHKLLPIAVLLFTAGTFTATGVAQNAAATLFSSQTPFAPGQQSLSATDQSANSTEDDSLSSTRNAVGASPISVPMSAPMSVPTISNNTSFSSSDLIDILQGNPDLLTQVKEQAAGFLSQRGMTVSANDFTDQQFFEQIQTSEQLRSSLTDFLLARGYSLDSNRAPVEGSQTPGSLSSQPCINSSTFLMPPSAINTVGAEQALASNCAYVMPRDMARDTTPKEDRPRNSPDVLNRPAPYNLRSLHDLYKQLPESATPLRRFGSNVFTGRNALGTSRTLAGSEPPLDVPLGPDYVLGPGDNLSINVWGATSQTVSRTIDREGAIPLPENGRMQVAGMTLGQASAAIEGVLKPQYRDAHISITVSRLHSVRVYVAGDVQRPGGYDIGALATPISALIAAGGPTATGSLRVVRHMRGGRLIESIDLYDFLLHGVHSASVHFESGDTLLIPPAGSQVSISGAVRRPAIYELLPGTTSLAGILEDAGGATATAALDHITIERIADNHERQTITLGSPDGKIQQTLETFAVRDGDAIRVSPILPYSQKVIYLQGHVVRPGRVPFSDAMKLSDVLRSNRDMLPEPAAHGEIIRLVPPDLHAETIDFNVPDVMIGNSNLALEPFDTIRILGRYEADSPTVSIQGEVLRPGTYPLSIGMTAAGLVRMAGGFKRDAMQSTADLTSYTVEGEDRISENLVSVKIGAAVAGTDRNADVALKAGDALSVHQITGWGDIGQSVTIDGQVRFPGSYGFRDGDHLSTVLRRAGGFRESAYSEGAILARDQVKELEEKSRDELVRQIETTSAAARLSPALSAGGSGDSLQLIKAQQDEVLNQLKNHPPTGRLVIHITADIDSWANTPADIELRRGDVLTIPKRPGFVLISGQVYNPTALTFTPDKTAAWYLARAGGANTSANQKEIFIIRANGLVIGRRSGSFFGSNVLSTKLDPGDVVVVPQKILGNSLLWRNLLATAQLASSIAITAAVAAL
- a CDS encoding MFS transporter, which gives rise to MPNALSQPADTSTSAHLRGPLAWLRSQALAKEYWIFFCVALFFDAGFAIYFFLFNLFLLDAHTTERAIGLINGAFTLGSTLATLPAGALGRRIGVKPLLLVCILTASLLGAARIVFLGTTPQIVLGFLAGASMSLWGIAYLPAVARLTNDQNRASAYSLIFCASIVTSAIGGAVTGYLPRWLTHFAILRSELVMHRWILLASCLIGVLAIIPAARLRLQPGKTTDEEQAGILTGFRLTPFLLRFLPCMALWTACMGAFLPFANIYLVRQNFVPMQKIGLVFSPGQCLQLFLGLMTPAVIRALGLLRGILAMQLVAVSCLCGLALSHSGPVAILLYLLFSTAHWMCSPALYNLLMSEVNDAQRSHAAAMVMFLNALLSSLTVTLAGASFSRFGYAIPLGVIACAGVIVAVSLFRLVSPYMRQEYP
- a CDS encoding nucleotidyltransferase family protein, which encodes MQRDNKPSRISRRQAVQLAVLRSFTNAPAELDRLLDLSPPEWKRLLYWLDVSGLALYFFVRLPDLGLAKHLPLEVLERLQQNVTDNSMRMKAMAAEAVAIQMSFKNHGLECALLKGFSLWPHSVPSFELRSQLDIDFLVAPSDLASAQAIVAQRGYHLRGHSGRSWEYKDEPVPRTSIKQLYQDTGSRSVELHAATTSASQAHLRRRESLPFQGILMPVLSPEDLFLGQALHLYKHLASEGARAAHGVELYRHILYRWNDRAFWGRLRVLTEEDAGARFALGFVVALLTGAMGPFAPEALTSWTTERLPEFAHRWIDRFGLSAALGNAGGSKLSMILQDELEAHGLRAAAPKRQKVLPTRLPPRIEQAVPGETFAQSLGRNKRQSLFVLRRLRFHVIEGARLAFERARWKGVEARHQQTNDNSLTHA